The Mercurialis annua linkage group LG2, ddMerAnnu1.2, whole genome shotgun sequence genome contains a region encoding:
- the LOC126670649 gene encoding RING-H2 finger protein ATL2, which translates to MDLDNPNNDDNGFMGKGYALSGRIMLSAIVVLFFVVVMMVCLHLYARWYLLNARRRQLRRARTRRTQLVFYVDPANPQASGFTAPSGGLDAAVLKSLPLFVYSSKTHPDSIECAVCLSEFEENETGRVLPKCDHSFHIECIDMWFHSHSTCPICRSPVEPVADNPVSEIKEVGSGSCLPESHTDASTSSFNERCSITVEVPRRNGILEDESATESPSSYRSPMSRMLSFTRMLSRERKGNASSPSGNAVSGGAGSLNESDIEKGRDETNRTQIKLGGDSVV; encoded by the coding sequence ATGGATCTGGATAATCCAAATAATGATGATAATGGATTTATGGGCAAAGGCTACGCTCTTAGCGGTAGAATTATGCTGTCGGCGATTGTTGTGTTGTTTTTCGTTGTTGTTATGATGGTCTGTCTCCATCTCTACGCTCGTTGGTATCTTCTCAATGCTCGTCGCCGCCAGCTCCGCCGTGCTCGTACCCGCCGGACGCAGCTTGTTTTCTACGTTGACCCGGCTAATCCTCAGGCGAGTGGTTTTACTGCCCCCTCTGGTGGACTTGATGCGGCGGTTTTGAAATCTTTGCCTTTGTTTGTTTACTCGTCGAAGACCCACCCGGATTCTATTGAGTGCGCGGTTTGTTTGTCGGAGTTTGAAGAAAACGAAACGGGTCGGGTGTTACCCAAATGTGATCACTCGTTTCATATTGAGTGTATTGACATGTGGTTTCATTCTCATTCCACGTGTCCTATTTGCCGGTCTCCTGTTGAACCCGTAGCAGATAATCCTGTTTCTGAAATTAAAGAAGTCGGCTCGGGTTCTTGTTTACCCGAGAGCCACACGGATGCGTCTACGTCGTCGTTTAATGAAAGATGCAGCATTACTGTTGAAGTCCCTAGAAGAAACGGAATTTTGGAGGACGAGTCAGCCACCGAGTCACCGTCGTCTTACAGATCGCCGATGAGTCGTATGTTGTCGTTTACGAGGATGTTAAGTAGAGAAAGAAAAGGAAACGCGTCGTCTCCGTCAGGTAATGCTGTGAGTGGCGGTGCCGGGTCTTTGAACGAGTCAGATATTGAGAAAGGTAGAGATGAGACCAATCGGACTCAAATTAAACTCGGTGGTGACTCAGTTGTTTGA